One stretch of Planctomycetota bacterium DNA includes these proteins:
- the dinB gene encoding DNA polymerase IV, whose amino-acid sequence MSARYIVHIDMDAFFAAVEQRDHPEFKGQPVIIGSDPKGGQGRGVVATCSYEARKFGIHSAMPISIAYGKCPKGVFLPVDMGKYMSVSEEIFAILADFTPDVEPISVDEAFLDISRTHHLFKGPMEVCRQIKDRIKKELGLTASVGLAPNKMAAKIASEFRKPDGLVEVRPERLQEFLRPLNIRKISGLGEKTEIILNRIGITTIGQLADAQPAKLTALLGANGYQLHQLANGIDPREVQAQGEVKSISNEITFDRDTSERAVIDRTLMRLSEKVAGRLRQHHLKTRTVTLKIRLTGFDTYTRALTLDAPTCFDDMVYQAVKQLYSGFDCKGKKIRLLGVKAANFSAPTVQAELFSNTAKPTDAKAAKLHQAIDKLKEKFGDNAICRGTSIKGKK is encoded by the coding sequence ATGTCCGCTCGCTACATTGTCCATATAGATATGGACGCCTTCTTTGCGGCTGTGGAACAGCGCGACCATCCCGAATTCAAAGGCCAACCAGTTATCATCGGCTCAGACCCAAAAGGCGGCCAGGGCCGGGGCGTGGTAGCTACCTGCTCATACGAAGCCCGTAAATTCGGCATCCATTCGGCCATGCCTATCTCCATCGCCTATGGCAAATGCCCCAAAGGCGTATTCCTGCCAGTCGATATGGGAAAATACATGTCCGTATCAGAAGAAATATTCGCCATACTGGCTGACTTCACGCCCGATGTCGAACCCATCAGCGTGGACGAGGCGTTTCTGGATATCAGCCGGACCCATCACCTGTTCAAAGGCCCGATGGAGGTCTGCCGGCAGATAAAGGACAGGATAAAAAAGGAATTAGGCCTGACCGCCTCAGTCGGACTGGCGCCCAATAAGATGGCCGCCAAAATCGCCTCGGAATTCCGTAAACCGGACGGTCTGGTCGAGGTCCGGCCCGAGCGCCTGCAGGAATTCCTCCGGCCGCTTAACATCCGCAAGATATCCGGGCTGGGCGAAAAGACCGAAATCATTCTAAACCGCATCGGCATCACCACCATCGGCCAATTGGCTGATGCCCAGCCGGCCAAACTCACTGCGTTGCTCGGCGCCAATGGCTACCAGCTTCATCAACTGGCTAACGGCATTGACCCGCGCGAGGTCCAGGCCCAAGGCGAGGTCAAATCCATCAGTAACGAAATCACATTTGACCGCGACACCTCAGAGCGCGCGGTCATCGACCGAACCCTGATGCGCCTGAGCGAAAAGGTGGCCGGTCGGCTCAGGCAGCACCACCTCAAGACCCGGACTGTCACGCTCAAAATCCGGCTGACCGGATTCGACACCTATACCCGGGCCCTGACATTGGATGCGCCTACCTGTTTTGATGATATGGTTTATCAAGCCGTCAAACAGCTCTATTCCGGCTTTGATTGTAAGGGAAAGAAAATCCGGCTCCTGGGCGTCAAGGCCGCCAACTTCTCCGCCCCAACAGTCCAGGCCGAACTGTTCAGTAACACCGCCAAACCAACTGACGCCAAAGCGGCCAAACTCCATCAGGCCATTGACAAGCTGAAAGAAAAGTTCGGTGATAATGCCATCTGCCGCGGCACATCCATAAAAGGCAAAAAGTGA
- a CDS encoding DEAD/DEAH box helicase — translation MPFPEIGRNEPSNQPGQGFYGLGIAPKILDVLERIKFKTPTPIQSKVIPQAIKGADIVGIAQTGTGKTHAFAIPMIQSLAQRPGVGLVLAPTRELAMQIDEAFRPIAQAFGLKTTFLVGGVPLYDQTRSLRGNPRVIIATPGRLMDHMERRNVRLDNVVMLVLDEADRMLDMGFAPQVEKIMSFIPKKRQTMLFSATMAKEIMDVTTRHMKLPLSIEVAPSGTTADKITQELFIVKSDAKLRLLNKMLARYPGSVLLFVRMKHQAGKIAKAIRMMGYSASEIHSNRTQAQRKEALDGFKSGRHKVLVATDVAARGIDVRGIELVINFDLPDDTEYYVHRIGRTGRAGRPGHAISFATPDQSRDVADIEKLIRTPLPISRHPEIPQEQFVRTVVWAARRPGRFRGRRR, via the coding sequence ATGCCATTTCCCGAAATAGGCCGGAACGAACCAAGCAACCAGCCCGGACAGGGTTTTTACGGATTGGGTATTGCGCCCAAGATACTCGACGTACTCGAGCGCATCAAATTCAAAACCCCCACTCCGATTCAGTCAAAGGTCATCCCCCAGGCCATCAAGGGCGCTGATATCGTCGGCATAGCCCAGACCGGCACCGGCAAGACCCACGCCTTCGCCATTCCCATGATCCAAAGTCTGGCCCAAAGGCCCGGAGTCGGCCTGGTGCTGGCGCCCACCCGTGAATTGGCCATGCAGATTGACGAGGCCTTCCGCCCGATCGCCCAGGCCTTCGGGCTTAAAACCACATTCCTGGTCGGCGGCGTGCCGCTATATGACCAGACCAGGTCCCTGCGCGGCAATCCCAGAGTCATCATCGCCACCCCGGGACGGCTGATGGACCATATGGAACGCCGCAACGTCCGCTTGGACAACGTGGTTATGCTGGTGCTGGATGAGGCGGACCGGATGCTCGATATGGGGTTCGCCCCGCAGGTCGAGAAAATAATGTCGTTCATTCCCAAGAAAAGGCAGACCATGCTCTTCTCAGCCACCATGGCCAAGGAAATCATGGATGTCACCACCCGGCATATGAAACTGCCCCTATCAATAGAAGTCGCGCCGTCCGGCACCACAGCCGATAAAATCACCCAGGAACTGTTCATTGTCAAATCAGACGCCAAACTGAGATTACTCAACAAGATGCTGGCCCGTTATCCCGGCTCGGTGCTCCTCTTTGTCCGGATGAAACACCAGGCCGGCAAGATTGCCAAGGCCATCCGGATGATGGGCTACAGCGCCTCGGAAATCCATTCCAACCGGACCCAAGCCCAGCGCAAGGAAGCCCTGGACGGATTTAAATCAGGCCGGCACAAGGTCCTGGTCGCCACCGACGTGGCCGCCCGGGGCATTGACGTGCGCGGCATCGAACTGGTCATCAACTTCGACCTGCCGGATGATACCGAATACTACGTGCACCGCATCGGCCGGACCGGCCGGGCCGGGCGTCCCGGGCATGCCATCTCGTTTGCCACGCCGGACCAGAGCCGCGATGTGGCCGATATCGAGAAACTTATCCGGACCCCGCTGCCTATTTCCCGGCACCCGGAAATACCCCAGGAACAATTTGTCCGGACCGTGGTCTGGGCCGCGCGCCGGCCGGGCCGTTTCCGGGGCAGACGGAGATAA
- the asnB gene encoding asparagine synthase (glutamine-hydrolyzing), protein MCGICGRINFDNTPVSDNLMHRMCNTIIHRGPDSEGIYNNKHQSPNANNQTPVGLGIRRLAIIDLTTGDQPIHNEDKSIWLVLNGEIYNFQELREDLLKKGHSFYTKTDTEVIVHLYEEYGVECLKHLRGMFALALWDNNKRQLFLARDRLGKKPLYYAHTDKYLIFGSELKALLVNPEVKKEIDPAALDNYLTYYYIPSPLSIFKGIRKLPPASYLICNATGAIKIERYWQIDYRAKHSLSQEEYQRRIMELLEESTRIRMVSDVPLGALLSGGIDSSAIVGLMARNSSQPIKTFSIGFSETDYSELKYAKIVAEHFKTEHHEFIVTPKVIDILPDLAWYYGEPYADSSMLPSYYVALETRKHVTVALNGDGGDENFAGYPRYLAQKLMSLPLARIFSRMAHFLIPPLGIADPKSFFTRLKRFTAVASLPPAQRYLVWQLCFNSTLRQKLYSNRMKESLIQPAENYLLDIYNNSKADNHLDRMLYTDVMAYLPEDLLVKMDIASMANSLESRSPFLDHKLMEFTAGIPAQMKLKGFTLKHLLKKSLKEFLPEEILMRGKMGFGVPVSRWFRGELKGYLQSILAPEIIRKRGYLQPEPVQGLINEHLSGNVDHGDRLWALLMLELWFRKYMD, encoded by the coding sequence ATGTGCGGTATTTGCGGCAGAATAAACTTTGACAATACCCCGGTATCTGACAACCTAATGCACCGGATGTGCAACACCATCATCCACCGCGGCCCGGACAGCGAAGGCATCTACAATAACAAGCACCAATCACCAAACGCCAATAACCAAACGCCAGTCGGGCTGGGCATCAGGCGATTAGCTATTATTGATTTGACTACCGGCGACCAGCCCATCCATAACGAGGATAAATCCATCTGGCTGGTCCTGAACGGCGAGATATATAACTTTCAGGAATTGCGCGAAGACCTGCTCAAAAAAGGCCATTCCTTCTACACCAAAACTGATACCGAAGTGATTGTCCATCTCTACGAGGAATACGGCGTTGAATGCCTGAAACACCTCAGAGGCATGTTTGCCCTGGCGCTCTGGGATAATAACAAAAGACAGCTCTTCCTGGCCCGGGACCGGCTGGGCAAAAAGCCGCTCTATTATGCGCACACAGATAAATATCTTATCTTCGGCTCTGAACTGAAGGCACTCCTGGTTAATCCCGAGGTCAAAAAGGAAATAGACCCAGCCGCGCTGGATAATTATCTCACCTACTATTATATACCCTCACCCCTGAGCATCTTTAAGGGCATCCGAAAGCTCCCGCCGGCCAGCTATCTTATATGTAATGCCACCGGCGCTATTAAGATAGAACGTTACTGGCAAATTGACTACCGGGCCAAGCATTCGCTCTCCCAAGAGGAATACCAACGCCGGATTATGGAACTGCTTGAAGAATCCACCCGAATCCGAATGGTCAGCGACGTGCCCCTGGGCGCCCTGCTCTCAGGCGGTATTGATTCCTCAGCCATTGTCGGCCTGATGGCCCGGAATTCCTCACAGCCTATCAAAACATTCTCCATCGGGTTCAGCGAAACGGATTATTCCGAGCTCAAATACGCCAAAATCGTGGCTGAACATTTCAAGACCGAGCACCATGAATTCATCGTCACCCCCAAGGTCATAGATATCCTGCCGGACCTGGCCTGGTATTATGGCGAGCCCTATGCGGATTCGTCCATGCTGCCCAGTTACTATGTAGCCCTGGAAACCCGCAAACATGTCACCGTGGCATTGAACGGCGACGGCGGAGACGAGAATTTCGCCGGCTACCCGCGCTATCTGGCCCAGAAACTGATGTCACTGCCCCTGGCCCGGATATTCAGCCGGATGGCGCATTTCCTGATTCCGCCACTGGGCATAGCCGACCCCAAGAGTTTCTTCACCCGCCTGAAACGCTTTACGGCCGTGGCCAGCCTGCCGCCGGCCCAGCGCTACCTGGTCTGGCAACTCTGCTTTAATTCCACCCTCAGGCAAAAGCTATATTCCAACCGGATGAAGGAATCCCTGATCCAACCGGCCGAGAATTATTTATTGGATATCTATAACAACTCCAAGGCTGATAATCACCTGGACCGGATGCTCTATACGGACGTGATGGCCTATCTGCCTGAAGACCTGCTGGTCAAGATGGATATCGCCAGCATGGCCAATTCCCTGGAATCCCGCTCGCCCTTCCTGGACCACAAACTCATGGAATTCACCGCCGGCATCCCGGCCCAGATGAAACTCAAGGGATTTACGCTCAAACATCTGCTCAAGAAATCATTGAAGGAATTCCTGCCTGAAGAAATCCTGATGCGGGGCAAGATGGGATTCGGCGTACCCGTAAGTCGCTGGTTCCGGGGCGAACTGAAAGGATATCTCCAGTCTATCCTAGCGCCTGAAATAATCAGGAAAAGAGGTTATCTCCAGCCCGAACCGGTTCAGGGCTTAATTAATGAACACCTTTCAGGCAATGTCGACCACGGCGACCGGCTCTGGGCCCTGCTGATGCTGGAACTCTGGTTCCGGAAATATATGGACTAA
- a CDS encoding PilZ domain-containing protein: MGQERRIHKRYIVPGLRARKREKILFGLSSKPTSYEYPCLDISESGIQCATKQKLQLQNKILLDISIPTSRNKPIRAKAQVVWFKLSDDMSFGLAGLQFVSINKKQQAELKMMMEKVGNDKDRTTPYLRSKLLKSDTLFIKLHK; encoded by the coding sequence ATGGGACAAGAACGTCGCATTCATAAACGTTATATCGTCCCCGGACTGAGAGCCCGAAAGCGGGAAAAAATCCTCTTCGGTTTGTCAAGCAAGCCTACCTCTTACGAATACCCCTGCCTGGATATCTCAGAAAGCGGGATCCAATGCGCCACCAAGCAGAAATTACAGCTCCAGAACAAGATCCTCCTGGACATCTCCATACCCACCAGTCGGAACAAGCCCATCCGCGCCAAGGCGCAGGTGGTTTGGTTTAAACTGTCGGATGATATGAGTTTTGGGCTGGCCGGACTACAGTTCGTTTCAATCAACAAAAAACAGCAGGCCGAGCTGAAAATGATGATGGAGAAAGTCGGCAATGACAAGGACCGAACTACGCCATACCTGCGTTCAAAACTGCTCAAGAGCGACACCCTGTTTATTAAGCTCCATAAATAG